In the Arthrobacter sp. 31Y genome, one interval contains:
- a CDS encoding MFS transporter: protein MAQASWVGIRLIIGYRALAEGADPAFLGLLASSFALPALLLALTAGRTADKFGGTAVAFTGLLTAAAGTLTMLTLRGLPVLLIASAVIGLGHLMVMVGQQAFVAHISKGGSSDSAFGTLTAAASIGQLIGPPAVTIIASLGVAQGAQPDTSLGLVVCLCFSTLATPAYFFLRRTDARLREGRRSVAGPIKVTHVLKSPGLWRSLVVSGAVLVTVDLMYAFVPVWATEQNVSAAAVGLLLALRAAVSVLSRLGLSRLIHRFGRKAILVISMAAAVASLAALPFVGPWGAIAVMVGLGLGLGIPQPLTMAWVVSLTATANHGAVLGLRMTVNRLAQIALPLAVGSFAAPLGVLGIFWANAALLVGAIAVVGGSDAGEAGFSESSGDPL, encoded by the coding sequence ATGGCCCAGGCCTCATGGGTGGGCATCCGGCTGATCATCGGATACCGGGCGCTGGCAGAAGGCGCCGACCCCGCCTTCTTGGGACTATTAGCCTCCAGCTTTGCGCTCCCGGCACTGCTGCTGGCACTCACGGCTGGACGGACAGCAGACAAATTTGGCGGCACTGCCGTGGCGTTCACCGGGCTGCTGACTGCAGCCGCCGGAACGCTCACCATGCTGACCCTCCGCGGCCTTCCGGTCCTGCTGATCGCCAGTGCCGTCATTGGCTTGGGGCACCTCATGGTCATGGTGGGCCAGCAGGCTTTTGTCGCCCATATCAGTAAAGGCGGCTCTTCTGACAGCGCCTTCGGGACCCTCACAGCGGCGGCCTCAATTGGCCAGCTCATCGGACCGCCCGCAGTGACCATCATCGCCTCACTGGGTGTCGCGCAAGGAGCCCAGCCAGACACCAGCCTGGGCCTGGTGGTCTGCCTGTGCTTCAGCACCCTGGCGACTCCCGCATATTTCTTTCTCCGCCGAACGGACGCGCGTCTCCGTGAAGGGAGGCGCTCCGTTGCAGGGCCCATCAAAGTCACCCATGTCCTCAAATCCCCGGGACTCTGGCGTTCACTTGTCGTCAGCGGCGCCGTGCTGGTGACCGTTGACCTCATGTATGCCTTTGTCCCGGTCTGGGCCACCGAGCAGAACGTCAGTGCCGCCGCCGTGGGTCTCTTGCTGGCGCTGCGCGCTGCAGTATCGGTTCTTAGCCGGCTTGGTCTTTCACGGCTCATTCATCGCTTTGGCCGCAAGGCCATTCTGGTCATCTCTATGGCGGCTGCCGTCGCCTCCCTGGCCGCACTTCCCTTTGTAGGACCTTGGGGTGCCATTGCTGTCATGGTGGGGCTCGGCCTTGGCCTCGGCATTCCACAGCCCCTGACCATGGCCTGGGTAGTATCCCTGACAGCCACTGCCAATCACGGCGCGGTCCTTGGGCTCCGCATGACCGTCAACAGACTGGCCCAGATCGCCCTGCCACTGGCTGTTGGCTCCTTCGCAGCGCCCTTGGGTGTGCTCGGAATCTTCTGGGCCAACGCCGCCCTCCTGGTCGGCGCCATCGCCGTGGTTGGAGGATCCGACGCTGGCGAAGCCGGGTTCAGTGAATCCAGCGGAGATCCTCTGTGA
- a CDS encoding MurR/RpiR family transcriptional regulator, with product MSFKAVVASSTVRLSASEERVMNVLMSGTMSGIPAAEVAERAKTHESTVVRLAKKLGYRGYPDLRNDLRKDETEITEHHGGVMRGDSGYDLSAFVADEILALKRLPHFVPQEVLDAAARTLHESQTIYLFSREDDKPTRDLLARRLRRLGLTTVSLGTTPKDMAERFASFDSNSTLIGLALREAPSQLAALVSEAARRGGKTILLSDVPGYRFRPSPDHLITARRGDDGEYRTQLVPIMLAYSLQLAIFHLDPARYRAARDAIEDLTRLLGGADEIPLRA from the coding sequence TTGAGTTTCAAAGCAGTAGTTGCCAGCAGCACCGTCCGCCTCAGCGCCTCGGAAGAACGCGTCATGAACGTGCTCATGTCAGGCACCATGTCCGGCATACCGGCCGCGGAAGTAGCCGAGCGGGCCAAAACTCACGAGTCCACGGTGGTTCGCCTCGCAAAGAAGCTCGGATACCGCGGCTATCCCGACCTGCGGAACGATCTCCGCAAGGACGAAACGGAGATCACCGAACACCACGGCGGCGTCATGCGGGGTGACTCGGGCTACGACCTCTCCGCTTTCGTCGCTGACGAAATCCTGGCCCTGAAGCGTCTTCCCCACTTCGTCCCCCAAGAAGTACTGGATGCTGCCGCTAGGACATTGCATGAATCGCAGACGATTTACTTGTTCTCCCGCGAAGATGACAAGCCAACGCGGGACCTTCTGGCCCGACGCTTGCGGAGGCTGGGCCTGACTACTGTTTCGCTGGGCACGACCCCCAAAGACATGGCCGAACGTTTTGCCAGCTTTGACAGCAACAGCACCCTGATCGGGCTGGCCCTGCGTGAGGCGCCAAGTCAACTCGCCGCACTGGTCTCCGAAGCTGCCCGAAGGGGCGGGAAGACCATCCTGCTTTCGGACGTTCCCGGCTACCGCTTCCGGCCCAGCCCCGATCACCTCATCACGGCCAGGCGGGGTGACGATGGAGAATACCGCACTCAGCTCGTTCCAATTATGCTCGCCTATTCCTTGCAGCTCGCCATTTTCCACCTGGACCCAGCGCGGTATCGGGCGGCACGCGATGCGATCGAGGACCTCACCAGACTGCTCGGTGGCGCAGATGAGATTCCCCTCCGGGCGTGA
- a CDS encoding tripartite tricarboxylate transporter TctB family protein, translated as MQTLQAPVALEWTVAAAAVAGGLTMAVVGAGYGMTNTSGVGAGFFPTVAGSLMALAGVLWAGQLLAARRTIAVVPAGDTQESVPPHHDSESALVALLDDDNSDEPDAGDFPDRQGWIRVGIITASLLGAALLLPLLGYTVVMTLMLGTILFFVSKRKLWLAAVVALGAALASRLVFEVWLGTALPTASIEFLAGLGL; from the coding sequence ATGCAAACCCTCCAAGCACCCGTTGCGCTTGAATGGACGGTCGCTGCGGCGGCTGTCGCAGGCGGGCTGACCATGGCTGTGGTCGGCGCAGGGTATGGAATGACTAACACCTCCGGCGTTGGCGCCGGATTCTTTCCCACTGTCGCTGGATCGCTCATGGCGTTGGCAGGTGTTCTGTGGGCGGGGCAGCTATTGGCAGCCCGTCGGACCATCGCAGTAGTTCCTGCAGGCGATACCCAGGAGTCCGTACCACCCCACCACGATTCTGAATCCGCGCTGGTAGCCCTGCTGGATGACGACAACAGCGATGAACCTGACGCCGGCGACTTCCCGGACCGCCAGGGCTGGATCCGTGTAGGGATCATCACCGCATCACTTTTGGGAGCAGCGCTCCTCCTGCCCCTCTTGGGCTACACGGTGGTGATGACGCTGATGCTCGGGACCATCCTCTTCTTCGTCAGTAAACGCAAGCTCTGGCTCGCCGCCGTTGTCGCACTTGGCGCCGCATTGGCATCCCGTCTGGTCTTCGAGGTGTGGCTCGGAACGGCACTGCCCACCGCCAGCATCGAATTCCTCGCAGGGTTGGGACTCTAG
- a CDS encoding tripartite tricarboxylate transporter permease produces the protein MGFDQLLGGLATVFTPEHLLFALLGCVLGMLVGVLPGFGPAAAVSLLIPVTFGLDATSAIIMLAAILYGAAYGGTTTAVLLRIPGEASSIATTLDGYQMAKKGRGGPALVIAALASFVGGLIGVVGFVVVAPFSRLALEFGAPELFLVSLLGFALITSFAGNNPAKALLSAAAGLAIATVGVDSGVGIARFTFDMPELFDGLGLVAVVMGVFGLSEVLGQAQKGPLGVPSPLKVARLLPTRTDLQRSALPSIRGSIIGFFMGLLPGSPGAATSLASYAAEKKLSKHRSEFGKGAVEGIAGPESANNALAVSSMIPLFTLGIPTSATVAIMAGAFTMNGLIPGPLLFRDNPDVAWAIIASLIVGNLILLVLNVPLARVWIAVLKVPFHYLMAAILAFMFLGTYSINGSAFDILIMLAAGVLGYIFQLTKVPLTPLVLGLILGPLLEENFQRSLALSQGDYSVFLQGPISLVLIGVIAIAILFGAVRPLIASLLKKKSTTPIAPKELAK, from the coding sequence ATGGGATTCGATCAGCTTCTGGGTGGACTCGCCACCGTCTTCACTCCTGAACACCTTCTCTTTGCCCTTCTGGGGTGCGTCCTCGGCATGCTGGTGGGTGTCCTGCCGGGCTTCGGCCCGGCGGCCGCCGTGTCACTGCTGATACCGGTAACTTTTGGACTGGATGCCACTTCGGCGATCATCATGCTGGCCGCCATCCTTTACGGTGCAGCTTACGGCGGAACCACGACGGCGGTCCTGCTGCGGATCCCTGGCGAAGCCTCCTCCATCGCGACTACTTTGGACGGCTACCAGATGGCCAAGAAGGGGCGCGGCGGCCCGGCTCTGGTCATCGCAGCGCTGGCATCGTTCGTCGGCGGCCTCATCGGCGTGGTGGGATTCGTCGTCGTCGCACCGTTCAGCCGTCTGGCTCTCGAGTTCGGAGCTCCGGAACTGTTCCTCGTTTCCCTTCTGGGCTTCGCCCTGATCACCAGCTTTGCCGGCAACAATCCTGCCAAGGCTTTGCTCAGTGCGGCCGCGGGACTGGCGATCGCGACGGTGGGTGTTGACTCCGGTGTAGGGATCGCACGCTTCACCTTCGATATGCCTGAGCTGTTTGACGGCCTGGGCCTGGTAGCTGTGGTGATGGGTGTCTTCGGCCTCAGCGAAGTCCTCGGACAAGCGCAGAAGGGGCCGTTGGGTGTCCCCAGCCCCCTCAAGGTTGCCAGGCTGCTGCCCACGCGGACGGACCTCCAGCGTTCGGCCCTCCCGTCCATCCGAGGATCCATCATCGGATTCTTCATGGGACTTCTCCCCGGGTCCCCGGGCGCCGCGACGTCCCTGGCCTCCTACGCTGCCGAGAAGAAGCTTTCCAAGCACCGGTCCGAGTTCGGCAAGGGTGCCGTGGAAGGTATCGCGGGTCCGGAATCGGCGAACAATGCCCTGGCCGTGTCCTCCATGATTCCGCTGTTCACCCTCGGGATCCCCACATCGGCAACGGTGGCCATCATGGCCGGAGCGTTCACCATGAACGGGCTGATCCCAGGGCCGCTGTTATTCCGGGACAACCCGGACGTGGCATGGGCGATCATCGCCAGCCTCATCGTGGGCAACCTCATCCTGCTGGTGCTCAACGTCCCGCTGGCCCGGGTTTGGATCGCAGTATTGAAAGTCCCGTTCCACTACCTGATGGCAGCAATCCTCGCCTTCATGTTCCTGGGCACCTACTCCATCAACGGCAGCGCCTTCGACATCCTCATCATGCTGGCCGCCGGTGTCCTGGGATACATCTTCCAGCTGACCAAGGTTCCGCTCACCCCGCTGGTCCTGGGCCTGATCCTTGGACCGCTGCTCGAAGAAAACTTCCAGCGGTCCCTGGCACTGTCGCAGGGCGACTATAGCGTCTTCCTCCAGGGTCCCATCAGCCTGGTCCTCATCGGCGTCATAGCCATCGCCATCCTGTTCGGCGCCGTCCGTCCACTCATCGCATCACTGCTGAAGAAGAAATCAACCACCCCCATCGCACCAAAGGAGCTTGCGAAATGA
- a CDS encoding Bug family tripartite tricarboxylate transporter substrate binding protein: MKKATTLITTAVAASMALALSACGGQAGSTTSAAAVDFPKSGTTIEWIVPSAAGAGNDILARIVAPAMQEDLGANIKVVNKEGGSQVVGLNYAAQAKPDGQTFVNTNIPSILGRYLDPSKKAAFDRSSFTPIGSFATNSVVIGVNKDSKYKSIKELFDAVKAAPGKITVGTDSRAGDDHINLRLLEDQLGLDFNIVHYNSGADKVAAIVSGEVDFALGGVSSFFGQYKSGDIKLLTVIEDTPSSFVPDVPTLKSAGYDVKPMSSTFSLSVPSKTPKEIVAKLEASLKKAAETPAVQEKLKGAATQPAWVSAADVSKLWEQREAEIKPIIAELLQQK; encoded by the coding sequence ATGAAGAAGGCCACAACACTGATCACCACGGCCGTCGCCGCATCCATGGCCCTGGCGCTCTCTGCCTGTGGCGGCCAGGCCGGCAGCACCACGAGCGCAGCAGCCGTCGACTTCCCCAAATCGGGGACCACCATCGAATGGATCGTCCCGTCCGCGGCAGGAGCGGGCAATGACATCCTTGCCCGCATCGTGGCACCGGCAATGCAGGAAGACCTTGGAGCCAACATCAAAGTGGTCAACAAGGAAGGCGGAAGCCAAGTCGTCGGACTGAACTATGCAGCCCAGGCAAAACCCGACGGCCAAACTTTCGTCAACACCAACATTCCCTCCATACTCGGACGCTACCTGGACCCCAGCAAGAAAGCCGCATTCGACCGGAGCAGCTTCACCCCCATTGGCTCTTTCGCCACAAACTCCGTAGTGATCGGCGTCAACAAGGACAGCAAGTACAAGTCCATCAAGGAACTGTTCGACGCCGTGAAGGCAGCACCGGGAAAGATCACCGTGGGCACGGACTCGCGCGCCGGTGACGATCACATCAACCTGCGCTTGTTGGAGGACCAGTTGGGACTGGACTTCAACATCGTTCATTACAACAGCGGGGCCGATAAGGTAGCCGCCATCGTCTCCGGCGAAGTCGACTTCGCCCTTGGAGGAGTCTCCAGCTTCTTCGGCCAGTACAAATCAGGCGACATCAAGCTCCTTACCGTCATCGAAGACACGCCGAGCTCGTTTGTGCCGGATGTGCCCACCCTGAAGAGCGCCGGCTACGACGTCAAACCCATGTCCAGCACGTTCTCGCTATCGGTCCCGTCCAAGACTCCCAAGGAGATTGTCGCCAAGCTCGAAGCTTCCCTGAAGAAGGCCGCCGAGACCCCTGCGGTTCAGGAAAAGCTGAAGGGCGCAGCTACACAGCCTGCCTGGGTCTCCGCGGCGGACGTCAGCAAGCTCTGGGAGCAGCGCGAAGCCGAGATCAAGCCCATCATCGCCGAACTCCTTCAGCAGAAGTGA
- a CDS encoding RraA family protein produces the protein MDSIRKAGEPMQPTHHSLTTADLVRRLGAIPAANIGDAQERIGVASGLSPIWTGAKLAGPAYTIWTRQGDNLFIHKALEEAQPGDVIVVNGGGDQSRALIGDMIGIRARNQGIAGFVIDGAVRDADALADCGLPVFARSVTPAGPYKFGPGRLQVPVAIDGVVVAPGDIVVGDADGIVVVRREEAEHVLAEAEKIEAREVAKRVSYEAPVA, from the coding sequence GTGGACTCCATCAGAAAGGCCGGCGAACCCATGCAGCCGACACACCATTCCCTGACTACAGCAGACCTCGTACGCCGACTCGGAGCCATTCCGGCGGCCAACATCGGAGATGCCCAGGAAAGGATCGGGGTAGCCTCCGGACTGTCGCCCATATGGACCGGGGCCAAGCTCGCGGGCCCGGCCTACACGATTTGGACCCGGCAGGGAGACAACCTGTTCATCCACAAGGCCCTCGAAGAGGCACAGCCCGGCGATGTAATCGTGGTCAACGGCGGCGGCGACCAATCACGGGCCCTCATCGGAGACATGATTGGCATCCGGGCGCGGAACCAAGGCATTGCAGGGTTTGTCATCGACGGAGCCGTCCGGGACGCTGACGCGCTGGCCGACTGTGGCCTCCCGGTGTTCGCCCGTTCCGTGACACCGGCGGGGCCGTACAAGTTCGGCCCCGGCCGACTGCAAGTGCCGGTGGCAATCGACGGCGTTGTAGTGGCGCCTGGGGACATCGTTGTGGGGGACGCTGACGGGATCGTTGTGGTCAGACGCGAGGAAGCAGAGCACGTCCTCGCCGAAGCAGAAAAGATCGAGGCCAGGGAAGTCGCGAAGAGAGTCTCTTACGAGGCGCCTGTGGCGTAG
- a CDS encoding GntR family transcriptional regulator yields MTTVTDSKGPSLSAQQLVEILRRAIVSGELVPRQRLVEADLAVDYGASRGNVRVALTELSVEGLVERVQNRGARVRAVSMEEAIEITEVRGALEALCARKAAEKISDIEAEGLRTLAREMEETVARNDREAYSACNKRLHAKIIEISAQETAAATIRRLRGQAVRYQFQLARQPGRPSVSLPQHLAIIDAVCRQDPQGAAEAMRLHLESVAQAIRDSRP; encoded by the coding sequence ATGACGACGGTGACCGACTCGAAAGGGCCGTCGCTTTCGGCTCAGCAACTGGTGGAAATCTTGAGGAGAGCCATCGTGAGCGGTGAGCTTGTTCCAAGACAGAGGCTTGTGGAAGCCGATTTGGCTGTCGATTACGGTGCGAGCCGAGGAAACGTGCGCGTGGCTCTGACGGAGCTCAGCGTTGAGGGACTGGTAGAGCGGGTCCAAAACCGCGGTGCCCGAGTCAGGGCGGTTTCCATGGAGGAGGCCATAGAAATCACGGAAGTTCGCGGAGCGTTGGAAGCACTTTGCGCACGAAAAGCCGCGGAGAAGATCAGCGACATTGAGGCTGAAGGACTCAGGACTCTGGCCCGCGAGATGGAGGAGACGGTCGCCCGCAATGACCGGGAGGCGTACTCGGCCTGCAACAAGAGACTGCACGCCAAAATCATTGAGATCAGCGCACAGGAAACAGCGGCTGCCACGATTCGGCGACTCAGAGGACAGGCTGTCAGATACCAATTCCAGCTTGCCCGGCAGCCAGGTCGCCCCAGCGTGTCCTTGCCACAACATCTTGCCATCATCGACGCTGTTTGCCGCCAGGATCCCCAGGGGGCTGCAGAAGCCATGAGGCTGCATCTTGAGAGCGTTGCGCAAGCAATTCGAGATTCAAGGCCATAG
- a CDS encoding 4-oxalomesaconate tautomerase — MVPTVIREALEAGPRQAGSQFAVPCWVMRGGTSKGPFFRADDLPADVDARNAILLAAMGSPDQRQIDGLGGAHPLTSKAGIVAVSHQDGVDLEFLFAQLQPGSSTVDTSANCGNMLAAVVPFAIEAGLLVPVEDTTTARVLTLNTGVIAEISISTPSSGEGRYVEYGGDTRIDGVPGTSAAVVINFLDTAGSVCASLLPTGNLRDTVEIEGFGSVDVTCIDNGQPLVIIDAIVLERTGREPVVELEADTALKGRLEALRLDCGKLMGLGDVSGKNYPKMTLVSAPASGGAIGTRSFIPHACHESIGVLAAVTVATAAVLPGTVAHSVAALPAGAKPVVSVEHPSGEFTVQLELDPADPRRVIKSALLRTARLIMAGDVMVPSRLWHSPTDTPKEQEK, encoded by the coding sequence GTGGTTCCGACAGTCATCCGAGAGGCACTGGAAGCTGGCCCCCGCCAAGCCGGCAGTCAGTTTGCGGTCCCGTGTTGGGTTATGCGCGGAGGAACGTCGAAAGGGCCGTTCTTCCGCGCTGACGATCTACCCGCCGACGTGGACGCCCGAAACGCCATTCTTCTGGCAGCAATGGGTTCACCGGACCAGCGGCAGATCGACGGTTTGGGCGGGGCTCATCCTTTGACGAGCAAGGCTGGGATTGTCGCAGTGAGCCACCAGGACGGTGTAGACCTTGAATTTCTGTTCGCGCAGCTGCAGCCCGGGAGTAGCACGGTGGACACCTCTGCCAACTGCGGAAACATGCTGGCAGCTGTGGTTCCTTTCGCTATCGAAGCCGGGCTGCTGGTCCCCGTCGAGGACACGACAACCGCGCGGGTTCTCACACTGAACACAGGGGTCATCGCTGAGATTTCCATTTCGACGCCGTCCAGTGGGGAAGGCCGCTATGTCGAGTATGGCGGGGATACGAGGATCGATGGCGTCCCCGGAACCTCTGCTGCGGTAGTCATCAACTTCCTCGATACAGCCGGCTCGGTGTGCGCATCATTGCTTCCCACCGGAAACCTGCGGGACACGGTGGAGATCGAGGGTTTCGGTTCAGTGGACGTCACCTGCATCGACAACGGGCAGCCGCTGGTGATCATCGACGCAATCGTGCTGGAGCGCACGGGCCGGGAACCCGTCGTCGAACTTGAAGCCGATACGGCGCTCAAAGGGCGGCTGGAAGCGCTCCGCTTGGACTGCGGGAAACTCATGGGACTCGGCGACGTGAGCGGCAAGAACTATCCCAAGATGACGCTCGTATCTGCACCGGCGAGCGGCGGCGCGATCGGAACCCGCAGCTTTATCCCCCATGCCTGCCATGAGTCGATCGGCGTGCTGGCCGCCGTGACGGTGGCAACTGCTGCGGTGCTGCCTGGGACTGTGGCGCATTCTGTGGCCGCTCTGCCCGCCGGTGCGAAGCCGGTTGTTTCGGTCGAACACCCCAGCGGCGAATTCACGGTCCAGCTCGAACTGGACCCGGCCGATCCCAGGCGCGTGATCAAGTCTGCGCTCTTAAGAACAGCGCGCTTGATCATGGCCGGCGACGTCATGGTTCCTTCACGTCTCTGGCATTCGCCAACTGATACTCCTAAGGAGCAAGAAAAGTGA
- a CDS encoding amidohydrolase family protein codes for MIIDIHGHYTTAPPALGQWRDRQIAGLIDPALAPRPSELKISDAELQESIERNQLRLMDERGIDLTVFSPRASFMAHHVGSFETSAEWAAICNELCYRVSQLYPERFVPAAMLPQSPGVDPASCIPELTRCVEEYGAVALNLNPDPSGGHWTAPPLTDRYWYPIYEKMVEYDIPGMVHVSTSINPAFHTTGAHYLNADTTAFMQLIQGDLFADFPTLKLVIPHGGGAVPYHWGRFRGLAMAIGKPSLEEHLLGNVFFDTCVYHQPGIDLLLDVVPTRNVLFASEMIGAVRDVDPCTGHNFDDTARYLDAAGLTDPDLAAIQEHNARTVYPRLNALLKQQGR; via the coding sequence GTGATTATCGACATCCACGGCCACTACACCACGGCCCCGCCGGCCCTCGGCCAGTGGCGGGACCGCCAGATCGCCGGATTGATCGACCCGGCTTTGGCGCCGCGTCCCTCGGAGCTGAAGATTTCCGACGCCGAGCTGCAGGAAAGCATCGAGCGGAACCAATTGCGGCTCATGGATGAGCGTGGGATTGACCTGACGGTCTTCTCGCCCCGGGCGTCCTTCATGGCGCATCATGTTGGATCCTTTGAAACGTCCGCTGAGTGGGCGGCCATCTGCAATGAACTTTGTTACCGTGTCAGCCAGCTGTACCCGGAGCGCTTCGTACCGGCAGCGATGCTTCCGCAGTCGCCGGGCGTCGATCCGGCGAGTTGCATTCCGGAATTGACCCGCTGCGTCGAGGAATACGGTGCTGTGGCCCTGAACCTGAACCCCGACCCGTCCGGCGGCCACTGGACTGCACCTCCGTTGACGGATCGATACTGGTACCCCATTTACGAAAAGATGGTGGAATACGACATCCCTGGCATGGTCCACGTCAGTACCAGCATCAACCCGGCTTTCCACACCACCGGCGCCCATTATCTGAATGCCGACACCACGGCATTCATGCAGCTGATCCAGGGCGATCTTTTCGCCGACTTCCCCACTCTGAAACTAGTGATTCCCCACGGCGGGGGAGCTGTTCCCTACCATTGGGGACGCTTCCGTGGGCTGGCCATGGCGATAGGGAAGCCCTCACTGGAAGAGCATCTGCTGGGCAATGTCTTCTTCGATACCTGCGTCTATCACCAGCCAGGCATCGATCTCCTGTTGGACGTCGTCCCCACCCGCAACGTCTTATTCGCGTCCGAAATGATCGGCGCCGTCCGCGACGTCGACCCCTGCACGGGCCACAACTTCGATGACACTGCCCGGTACCTCGACGCAGCCGGACTCACCGATCCCGATCTCGCAGCTATTCAGGAACACAACGCCCGTACCGTCTACCCCCGCCTCAACGCACTGCTCAAACAGCAGGGCCGCTAG
- the ligK gene encoding 4-carboxy-4-hydroxy-2-oxoadipate aldolase/oxaloacetate decarboxylase has translation MQELGVVHRNVTRAADVDVKALSEFGVSTIHEAMGRLGLMRPYIRPVFPGAKLCGTAVTVLLQPGDNWMMHVAAEQIQAGDVLVAACTTESDDGFFGDLLATSLQSRGAAGLVIDGGCRDIATLQEMNFPVFSRAINSKGTVKATLGSVNIPVVCANALVTPGDVVVADVDGVVVVPADRAAEVAEAARKREDNEESKRQRFAAGELGLDIYSMRGPLADAGLRYVD, from the coding sequence ATGCAGGAACTAGGAGTAGTCCACCGCAATGTCACCCGCGCCGCGGACGTTGATGTTAAAGCCCTCTCGGAATTCGGTGTCAGCACCATTCACGAGGCCATGGGCCGGTTGGGGCTGATGCGCCCCTATATCCGGCCCGTGTTTCCAGGCGCCAAACTGTGCGGCACCGCCGTCACAGTGCTGCTGCAACCTGGTGACAACTGGATGATGCACGTAGCCGCCGAGCAGATCCAGGCCGGCGACGTTCTGGTAGCGGCCTGCACCACAGAAAGCGATGACGGCTTCTTCGGCGATCTGCTGGCCACTTCCCTCCAATCCCGGGGTGCTGCCGGTTTGGTGATCGACGGCGGCTGCCGGGACATCGCCACACTGCAGGAAATGAACTTCCCCGTCTTCAGCCGCGCCATCAACTCCAAGGGCACCGTCAAAGCGACACTGGGTTCAGTCAATATTCCCGTGGTGTGCGCCAACGCCCTGGTCACCCCAGGCGACGTTGTGGTTGCAGACGTCGACGGCGTCGTGGTGGTCCCGGCTGACCGTGCTGCAGAAGTCGCTGAAGCAGCCCGCAAACGGGAAGACAATGAAGAGAGCAAGCGTCAGCGCTTTGCCGCCGGAGAACTGGGCCTTGATATCTATTCGATGCGCGGACCGTTGGCCGATGCGGGGCTGCGTTATGTCGACTAA
- a CDS encoding amidohydrolase family protein: protein METFTKTPGWLDWYSDPSTPRFQLPAGAVDAHCHVFGPGEEFPFAPERKYTPCDGGKEDLFALRDHLGISRNVIVQATCHGANNSAMVDAVQAAGGRARGIATVRPDISDAELNRLHRAGVRGVRFNFLKRLVSSAPQEDLATIARKIAPLGWHVVIYFEGEDLEGLEGFFGSLPTPLVVDHMGRPNVTKPVDGPEFSRFLRFVDQNNVWVKVSCPERLSVSGPPALDGEQHAYADAVPFGRKVIEEFPDRTLWGTDWPHPNLTGHMPDDGLLVDYIPQVAVTPEQQHKLLVANPMRLYWPGEDA from the coding sequence GTGGAAACTTTTACAAAGACCCCTGGATGGCTGGACTGGTACAGCGACCCGTCCACGCCGCGTTTCCAGCTTCCCGCCGGAGCTGTGGACGCCCACTGCCACGTCTTCGGTCCGGGGGAGGAGTTCCCGTTCGCCCCGGAACGGAAGTACACCCCCTGTGACGGCGGTAAAGAGGATCTTTTTGCGCTCCGGGACCACCTCGGCATCAGCCGGAATGTGATTGTTCAGGCAACCTGCCACGGTGCTAACAACAGCGCCATGGTGGATGCCGTCCAGGCCGCCGGCGGCCGGGCACGCGGTATCGCCACCGTCCGGCCCGACATTTCCGATGCCGAACTCAACCGTCTGCACAGGGCGGGGGTGCGCGGCGTTCGATTCAACTTCCTGAAACGACTGGTCAGTTCCGCACCCCAGGAAGATCTGGCCACCATTGCCAGGAAGATCGCCCCTCTGGGTTGGCACGTGGTCATCTACTTTGAGGGCGAAGACTTGGAAGGACTCGAGGGATTTTTCGGTTCCCTCCCAACCCCTTTGGTGGTGGACCACATGGGGCGGCCGAATGTCACCAAACCCGTGGACGGTCCGGAGTTCAGCCGATTCCTGAGGTTCGTTGACCAGAACAATGTTTGGGTCAAAGTCAGCTGCCCGGAACGTCTCAGCGTCAGCGGTCCTCCCGCCCTGGACGGCGAACAACATGCGTACGCCGACGCCGTTCCCTTCGGGCGGAAAGTCATTGAAGAATTCCCGGACCGAACCCTCTGGGGCACGGACTGGCCACACCCCAATCTCACCGGCCACATGCCCGATGACGGCCTGCTGGTGGACTACATCCCACAAGTTGCGGTCACACCGGAACAGCAACACAAGCTCCTGGTGGCCAATCCCATGCGGCTCTACTGGCCAGGCGAAGACGCCTAG